In Sander lucioperca isolate FBNREF2018 chromosome 21, SLUC_FBN_1.2, whole genome shotgun sequence, the following proteins share a genomic window:
- the nol12 gene encoding nucleolar protein 12, with protein sequence MKNNKKHNNVSKKGKFKPGSKKRENKCIVTFDDKDRQDYLTGFHKRKVERRKAAVAEIRKKIKEEQIRVREERHKEYLKMLKERTDAIQEAEDDLENAITSTTESVQYDHPNHIVTVTTINDLDLTGAHLLGPAANPVTEEDEEKGEEEKEKTEAMPRKAGNPIMNKKIRSLNSSLSSFTSKRRRKGKQEGRGGRGRPTDKSIPEGKSRSGRTTKWQRRRLTGKKVHHRE encoded by the exons atgaaaaataataaaaagcacAACAATGTGTCCaaaaaggggaaattcaagCCCGGGTccaagaaaagagaaaacaaatgcaTCGTAACGTTTGACgacaaagacagaca GGACTATTTAACTGGTTTCCACAAACGAAAGGTGGAAAGGAGGAAAGCAGCAGTGGCAGAAATTCGGAAGAAAATCAAGGAAGAGCAGATCAGAGTCCGAGAAGAA AGGCATAAGGAATACCTCAAGATGCTGAAGGAGAGGACAGACGCTATTC AGGAGGCTGAAGATGATCTGGAAAATGCCATAACCAGTACGACAGAGTCTGTGCAGTACGATCATCCCAACCACATCGTCACGGTGACAACCATCAATGATCTCGACCTCACAGGGGCCCACCTGCTCGGACCCGCAGCAAATCCG GTTACTGAGGAGGACGAAGAAAAGggggaagaagagaaggagaaaaCCGAAGCAATGCCAAGAAAAGCTGGGAATCCAATCATGAACAAAAA GATCCGCTCCCTAAATTCGTCGCTCAGCTCTTTCACcagcaagaggaggaggaaagggaagCAGGAAGGCCGAGGTGGCCGAGGCCGTCCGACAGACAAGAGCATCCCAGAGGGTAAAAGCAGGAGCGGGAGGACCACCAAGTGGCAGAGACGTCGACTGACTGGGAAAAAGGTGCACCATCGGGAGTGA
- the triobpb gene encoding TRIO and F-actin binding protein b isoform X2: MSLRKTEITSTSSHGRGRNSRTSSPSRRTSDSLRDNHKYSPPRRNYSSSSQSPLRKSESIMSLSGRSHHGRCGSPIREGYDIESQALLRNPTAKNEPNDHEHESPTVSPPRRGYDTRHSALRKTESSAVSGSRGHDSRCSSPGRRGHETPTQYQLRKTDTSGSLPGRSRESRHSSPSRRSHEAPSQSLLRKSEAISSVKSRDGHSLLPSRKSYDAPDQRSLRRAETSSSLNSKNHSSRNSSPAKKGISDAPGYSILRNATNGDSSHSFQRKNTYHDSKLDSNRSPRSWRESTSSLRSSSLSRAASPSRQTTNGSRTAFVTLDTPRNPGGIRSDVGRRGHEDHCPSPSDKRPSNRTRSHSPSPQIEIRRHTSSQSSMESSESGQLSVGSTGRNREEYAMLADVPKVKIIHQREEPGHMGGPQNQQPSRRQELYKPASHSLSKHPSREWEDTGDTERDWHYGYLSRAHSSTSLQRSGSPTADEGSSWKGNQHRSEHMQPDLLNFKKGWMSKLDDSGEWKKHWFVLTDAGLKYYRDSSAEEKDDLDGEIDLKSCVKVCEFDVEKNYGFQVQTQEAAHTLSAMTAGIRRNWIEVLKKCIRPSSSPDLTQLPDGSSDKENSHSRFPLSSRRPTSRHVDIQSEIPTPASPAHRRFDYVELSPVPASSSPLPATQREAAEGQGREHSQWQEERNTSSQWEAVLSRKGTGGGSNQRLRTEDEIERKWAEFERLPLKEMSSLPPMGSRSSGQSANEALQREVASLRQQLEQLRGGGGGGGGGRWGGGVRGGCGPEAPCGRSLAAMERAHRQALDELQRQHDRQTKELETERDRLLLEETKDTARVMEALKKKHKDELEREVERVKRLSSGGLDSQTVRAHQQAETQALQRELAGLSERYSQKCLELNRAEQNNAEREREISRKERDMEQLRKENQDIKARLTEEMSRTQSTNAYHGSEHNKDRTPCELEVLLRVKENEIEYLHKEISCLRNELQFLNTENRLACERYTQVHEELSGVKGRSEREIQSLKEHLKLAMAALQEGQKLGNSLDH; encoded by the exons ATGTCTCTCCGCAAAACTGAAATCACCAGCACTTCATCTCACGGACGCGGGCGCAACAGTCGTACTTCTTCTCCATCTAGGAGAACTTCTGACAGTCTGCGTGACAATCACAAATACTCACCGCCAAGGAGAAATTACAGCTCGTCTAGCCAATCCCCCCTTCGTAAATCTGAATCAATTATGTCTCTCAGCGGACGTAGTCACCATGGACGCTGTGGCTCCCCCATAAGAGAAGGCTATGATATTGAAAGCCAGGCTCTGCTACGCAACCCAACAGCTAAGAATGAACCGAATGACCACGAACATGAAAGCCCCACCGTGTCTCCACCCAGACGAGGTTATGACACAAGACACTCTGCGCTCCGTAAGACTGAATCAAGCGCTGTCAGCGGCAGTCGAGGTCATGACAGCCGATGTTCCTCTCCAGGAAGAAGAGGCCACGAAACCCCGACTCAGTATCAGCTCAGGAAAACAGACACTAGTGGTTCTCTACCTGGCCGTAGTCGTGAAAGCCGCCACTCCTCCCCTTCGAGGAGAAGCCATGAAGCTCCTTCTCAGTCCCTGCTGCGCAAGTCTGAAGCAATCAGTTCTGTCAAAAGTCGTGATGGCCACAGTTTGTTGCCTTCAAGGAAAAGCTACGATGCTCCTGACCAGCGCTCACTGCGGAGAGCAGAAACTAGCAGCTCCCTTAATAGCAAGAATCACAGCAGCCGCAACTCTTCTCCAGCTAAAAAAGGCATCAGTGACGCGCCAGGCTACTCAATCCTCAGAAATGCTACTAATGGAGATTCCAGCCATTCCTTTCAGAGAAAAAACACCTACCATGACTCAAAATTGGACTCCAATCGCTCACCGCGCTCTTGGCGGGAGTCAACTTCTTCGCTCCGCAGCTCCTCGTTATCTCGTGCAGCTTCACCCTCCAGACAGACCACAAATGGCAGCAGAACAGCTTTCGTCACCTTGGATACACCCAGGAACCCCGGTGGCATCAGATCTGACGTTGGTCGACGCGGCCATGAAGACCACTGCCCCTCCCCTAGTGACAAGAGGCCCTCCAACCGCACACGGAGCCATTCTCCTTCACCTCAGATTGAAATCCGGAGGCACACCTCCTCCCAGAGCTCCATGGAGTCCTCGGAGTCGGGCCAACTGTCAGTGGGGTCCACAGGACGGAACCGGGAGGAGTACGCCATGTTAGCCGACGTGCCGAAGGTCAAAATTAtccatcagagagaagagccgGGCCACATGGGGGGACCTCAGAACCAGCAGCCTTCTCGGAGACAGGAGCTCTATAAACCAGCTAG CCACTCCCTGAGCAAGCATCCCTCCAGAGAGTGGGAAGATACAGGGGACACTGAGAGAGACTGGCACTATGGGTATCTTTCTCGTGCTCACTCCTCCACCTCATTGCAG AGGTCTGGCAGTCCCACAGCTGATGAGGGCAGTTCTTGGAAAGGTAACCAGCACAGATCAGAACACATGCAG CCTGACCTCCTGAACTTCAAAAAGGGATGGATGTCCAAACTGGACGATAGTGGAGAG TGGAAGAAGCATTGGTTTGTTTTGACTGATGCTGGACTGAAGTACTACAGAGACTCGAGTGCAGAGGAg AAAGATGACTTGGACGGAGAGATTGACCTAAAATCCTGTGTGAAGGTGTGTGAGTTCGATGTGGAGAAGAACTATGGGTTTCAGGTACAG ACGCAGGAGGCCGCGCACACACTGTCTGCCATGACAGCCGGGATCAGGCGGAATTGGATCGAGGTTTTAAAGAAGTGTATCCGGCCCAGCAGCTCTCCAGACCTCACACA ATTACCTGATGGCAGCAGTGACAAGGAAAACTCCCACTCTCGCTTCCCGCTGTCTTCCCGTCGGCCAACATCGCGCCATGTCGACATTCAGTCGGAAATTCCGACCCCGGCCTCTCCTGCTCATCGTAGGTTTGACTATGTGGAGCTGTCCCCGGTTCCTGCCTCGTCCAGCCCTCTCCCAGCCACTCAGAGAGAAGCAGCAGAGGGCCAGGGGAGGGAGCACAGCCAATGGCAGGAGGAGAGGAACACAAGCAGCCAGTGGGAGGCTGTGCTGTCCAGGAAGGGCACTGGCGGGGGATCCAACCAAAGGCTACGCACGGAGGACGAAATAGAGAGAAAGTGGGCTGAGTTTGAACGCTTGCCTTTAAAGGAGATGAGCTCCTTACCTCCAATGGGATCACGGTCTTCCGGCCAGTCAGCCAATGAGGCGCTGCAGAGGGAG GTGGCGTCACTGAGGCAGCAGCTGGAGCAActacgaggaggaggaggaggaggggggggagggagatgGGGAGGAGGCGTGAGGGGCGGCTGTGGCCCTGAGGCCCCCTGCGGCCGCAGCCTGGCAGCCATGGAACGTGCCCATCGACAGGCGCTGGACGAGCTGCAGAGGCAGCACGACCGGCAGACCAAGGAGCTGGAGACGGAGAGGGACAGGCTGCTGCTGGAGGAGACCAAGGACACCGCACGCG TAATGGAGGctttgaagaaaaaacacaaagacgagctggagagagaggtggagagagtCAAAAGGCTAAGCAGTGGGGGGCTAGATTCACAGACTGTGCGAGCCCATCAGCA GGCAGAAACTCAGGCTTTGCAGAGAGAGCTGGCCGGACTGTCTGAGCGCTACTCTCAGAAGTGTCTGGAGCTAAACCGAGCTGAGCAGAACAacgctgagagagagagggagatcaGCCGCAAGGAGAGAGACATGGAGCAGCTGAGGAAAGAGAACCAG GACATAAAGGCCCGTTTGACGGAGGAGATGAGTCGGACACAATCTACCAACGCATATCACGGCTCAGAGCACAACAAAGACAGGACGCCCTGTGAACTAGAG GTTCTTCTCAGGGTAAAAGAAAACGAGATTGAGTACTTACACAAGGAGATCAGCTGTCTGAGGAACGAGCTGCAGTTTCTTAACACG GAGAACCGGCTGGCCTGTGAACGATACACGCAGGTGCACGAGGAGCTGAGTGGCGTGAAGGGCCGGAGCGAGCGAGAGATCCAGAGTCTAAAGGAGCACTTGAAGCTGGCCATGGCCGCTCTGCAGGAGGGACAGAAGCTGGGTAACAGCCTGGACCACTGA
- the triobpb gene encoding TRIO and F-actin binding protein b isoform X1 yields MSLRKTEITSTSSHGRGRNSRTSSPSRRTSDSLRDNHKYSPPRRNYSSSSQSPLRKSESIMSLSGRSHHGRCGSPIREGYDIESQALLRNPTAKNEPNDHEHESPTVSPPRRGYDTRHSALRKTESSAVSGSRGHDSRCSSPGRRGHETPTQYQLRKTDTSGSLPGRSRESRHSSPSRRSHEAPSQSLLRKSEAISSVKSRDGHSLLPSRKSYDAPDQRSLRRAETSSSLNSKNHSSRNSSPAKKGISDAPGYSILRNATNGDSSHSFQRKNTYHDSKLDSNRSPRSWRESTSSLRSSSLSRAASPSRQTTNGSRTAFVTLDTPRNPGGIRSDVGRRGHEDHCPSPSDKRPSNRTRSHSPSPQIEIRRHTSSQSSMESSESGQLSVGSTGRNREEYAMLADVPKVKIIHQREEPGHMGGPQNQQPSRRQELYKPASHSLSKHPSREWEDTGDTERDWHYGYLSRAHSSTSLQRSGSPTADEGSSWKGNQHRSEHMQPDLLNFKKGWMSKLDDSGEWKKHWFVLTDAGLKYYRDSSAEEKDDLDGEIDLKSCVKVCEFDVEKNYGFQVQTQEAAHTLSAMTAGIRRNWIEVLKKCIRPSSSPDLTQLPDGSSDKENSHSRFPLSSRRPTSRHVDIQSEIPTPASPAHRRFDYVELSPVPASSSPLPATQREAAEGQGREHSQWQEERNTSSQWEAVLSRKGTGGGSNQRLRTEDEIERKWAEFERLPLKEMSSLPPMGSRSSGQSANEALQREVVASLRQQLEQLRGGGGGGGGGRWGGGVRGGCGPEAPCGRSLAAMERAHRQALDELQRQHDRQTKELETERDRLLLEETKDTARVMEALKKKHKDELEREVERVKRLSSGGLDSQTVRAHQQAETQALQRELAGLSERYSQKCLELNRAEQNNAEREREISRKERDMEQLRKENQDIKARLTEEMSRTQSTNAYHGSEHNKDRTPCELEVLLRVKENEIEYLHKEISCLRNELQFLNTENRLACERYTQVHEELSGVKGRSEREIQSLKEHLKLAMAALQEGQKLGNSLDH; encoded by the exons ATGTCTCTCCGCAAAACTGAAATCACCAGCACTTCATCTCACGGACGCGGGCGCAACAGTCGTACTTCTTCTCCATCTAGGAGAACTTCTGACAGTCTGCGTGACAATCACAAATACTCACCGCCAAGGAGAAATTACAGCTCGTCTAGCCAATCCCCCCTTCGTAAATCTGAATCAATTATGTCTCTCAGCGGACGTAGTCACCATGGACGCTGTGGCTCCCCCATAAGAGAAGGCTATGATATTGAAAGCCAGGCTCTGCTACGCAACCCAACAGCTAAGAATGAACCGAATGACCACGAACATGAAAGCCCCACCGTGTCTCCACCCAGACGAGGTTATGACACAAGACACTCTGCGCTCCGTAAGACTGAATCAAGCGCTGTCAGCGGCAGTCGAGGTCATGACAGCCGATGTTCCTCTCCAGGAAGAAGAGGCCACGAAACCCCGACTCAGTATCAGCTCAGGAAAACAGACACTAGTGGTTCTCTACCTGGCCGTAGTCGTGAAAGCCGCCACTCCTCCCCTTCGAGGAGAAGCCATGAAGCTCCTTCTCAGTCCCTGCTGCGCAAGTCTGAAGCAATCAGTTCTGTCAAAAGTCGTGATGGCCACAGTTTGTTGCCTTCAAGGAAAAGCTACGATGCTCCTGACCAGCGCTCACTGCGGAGAGCAGAAACTAGCAGCTCCCTTAATAGCAAGAATCACAGCAGCCGCAACTCTTCTCCAGCTAAAAAAGGCATCAGTGACGCGCCAGGCTACTCAATCCTCAGAAATGCTACTAATGGAGATTCCAGCCATTCCTTTCAGAGAAAAAACACCTACCATGACTCAAAATTGGACTCCAATCGCTCACCGCGCTCTTGGCGGGAGTCAACTTCTTCGCTCCGCAGCTCCTCGTTATCTCGTGCAGCTTCACCCTCCAGACAGACCACAAATGGCAGCAGAACAGCTTTCGTCACCTTGGATACACCCAGGAACCCCGGTGGCATCAGATCTGACGTTGGTCGACGCGGCCATGAAGACCACTGCCCCTCCCCTAGTGACAAGAGGCCCTCCAACCGCACACGGAGCCATTCTCCTTCACCTCAGATTGAAATCCGGAGGCACACCTCCTCCCAGAGCTCCATGGAGTCCTCGGAGTCGGGCCAACTGTCAGTGGGGTCCACAGGACGGAACCGGGAGGAGTACGCCATGTTAGCCGACGTGCCGAAGGTCAAAATTAtccatcagagagaagagccgGGCCACATGGGGGGACCTCAGAACCAGCAGCCTTCTCGGAGACAGGAGCTCTATAAACCAGCTAG CCACTCCCTGAGCAAGCATCCCTCCAGAGAGTGGGAAGATACAGGGGACACTGAGAGAGACTGGCACTATGGGTATCTTTCTCGTGCTCACTCCTCCACCTCATTGCAG AGGTCTGGCAGTCCCACAGCTGATGAGGGCAGTTCTTGGAAAGGTAACCAGCACAGATCAGAACACATGCAG CCTGACCTCCTGAACTTCAAAAAGGGATGGATGTCCAAACTGGACGATAGTGGAGAG TGGAAGAAGCATTGGTTTGTTTTGACTGATGCTGGACTGAAGTACTACAGAGACTCGAGTGCAGAGGAg AAAGATGACTTGGACGGAGAGATTGACCTAAAATCCTGTGTGAAGGTGTGTGAGTTCGATGTGGAGAAGAACTATGGGTTTCAGGTACAG ACGCAGGAGGCCGCGCACACACTGTCTGCCATGACAGCCGGGATCAGGCGGAATTGGATCGAGGTTTTAAAGAAGTGTATCCGGCCCAGCAGCTCTCCAGACCTCACACA ATTACCTGATGGCAGCAGTGACAAGGAAAACTCCCACTCTCGCTTCCCGCTGTCTTCCCGTCGGCCAACATCGCGCCATGTCGACATTCAGTCGGAAATTCCGACCCCGGCCTCTCCTGCTCATCGTAGGTTTGACTATGTGGAGCTGTCCCCGGTTCCTGCCTCGTCCAGCCCTCTCCCAGCCACTCAGAGAGAAGCAGCAGAGGGCCAGGGGAGGGAGCACAGCCAATGGCAGGAGGAGAGGAACACAAGCAGCCAGTGGGAGGCTGTGCTGTCCAGGAAGGGCACTGGCGGGGGATCCAACCAAAGGCTACGCACGGAGGACGAAATAGAGAGAAAGTGGGCTGAGTTTGAACGCTTGCCTTTAAAGGAGATGAGCTCCTTACCTCCAATGGGATCACGGTCTTCCGGCCAGTCAGCCAATGAGGCGCTGCAGAGGGAGGTA GTGGCGTCACTGAGGCAGCAGCTGGAGCAActacgaggaggaggaggaggaggggggggagggagatgGGGAGGAGGCGTGAGGGGCGGCTGTGGCCCTGAGGCCCCCTGCGGCCGCAGCCTGGCAGCCATGGAACGTGCCCATCGACAGGCGCTGGACGAGCTGCAGAGGCAGCACGACCGGCAGACCAAGGAGCTGGAGACGGAGAGGGACAGGCTGCTGCTGGAGGAGACCAAGGACACCGCACGCG TAATGGAGGctttgaagaaaaaacacaaagacgagctggagagagaggtggagagagtCAAAAGGCTAAGCAGTGGGGGGCTAGATTCACAGACTGTGCGAGCCCATCAGCA GGCAGAAACTCAGGCTTTGCAGAGAGAGCTGGCCGGACTGTCTGAGCGCTACTCTCAGAAGTGTCTGGAGCTAAACCGAGCTGAGCAGAACAacgctgagagagagagggagatcaGCCGCAAGGAGAGAGACATGGAGCAGCTGAGGAAAGAGAACCAG GACATAAAGGCCCGTTTGACGGAGGAGATGAGTCGGACACAATCTACCAACGCATATCACGGCTCAGAGCACAACAAAGACAGGACGCCCTGTGAACTAGAG GTTCTTCTCAGGGTAAAAGAAAACGAGATTGAGTACTTACACAAGGAGATCAGCTGTCTGAGGAACGAGCTGCAGTTTCTTAACACG GAGAACCGGCTGGCCTGTGAACGATACACGCAGGTGCACGAGGAGCTGAGTGGCGTGAAGGGCCGGAGCGAGCGAGAGATCCAGAGTCTAAAGGAGCACTTGAAGCTGGCCATGGCCGCTCTGCAGGAGGGACAGAAGCTGGGTAACAGCCTGGACCACTGA